In Candidatus Eisenbacteria bacterium, the genomic window GGATGATATGTGCTCCCGAAAGAACCGCTGTCACATGAGCGGCGAGAGATCCCTCCAGACGCTCATCCGACGGTAGATCCAGAATCTTTCCAATAAAAGATTTACGCGAGGCCCCGATCAAAATCGGACGCTCCAGCGAGTCCAATTCCTCGATATTGGAAATGAGGTCGAGATTGTCTTCAACTCTTTTGCCGAATCCGATCCCGGGATCGCAGACGATTCGTTCTCTATCCACGCCCGCATCCATCGCCCTCCTGATCGCTTCATTCAAAAAATAGCGCACTTCACCAAAAAGATCGTCGTATTTCGGCTCTTGTTGCATTGTTTTCGGTGTTCCCCGCATATGCATCAGCACCAGACCGGCCCCGGCCTCCGCAACCATCCGGCCGAGTTCAGGATGTGAACGAAGACTGCTGATGTCATTAATAATATCGACGCCGGCCTCCAAGGCCCGGCCGGCCACGAGAGGCTCTGAGGTGTCGACGGAGAGCCGGCAGGGAAGCGACTCCCGGGAAATCTCTTTGATGATGGGTCCGATACGCCGCCACTGCTCTTCGGCCGGTACCGGATCGGATCCAGGGCGTGTGCTCTCTGCGCCGATGTCGATAATATCGGCTCCGGCCTCAGCCATGCCGATGAGATGGGCGATGGCTCTTCCCGGATCAAGAAAACGACCCCCGTCCGAAAAGGAATCGGGGGTCACATTGAGCACTCCCATGATCCAGCTTCTACGTCCTAACTCATGGACCTGGGTTCCGACCCGCCAGGTTCGCAGCGAGCGGGGCCGCGGGATTTTTCGAGACCGGCCGGTTTCCGCCGTCTCCTCCCACCCATCCCGGATCATGAGTCTTTCGGAACGGGCGGTTCTCCATCTTGAGATGACTTTTCCGGCGGGAAAGGCTTCTCGCCCGGTTCTTCATCCCAGGCCGGCGGTGGTGTCTTCTCGGAGTTGGTCGATTTTGAGGCCGGCGCCGTTCGCTTCTCGGCCTTCGCCGCCGCATTTTCTCCCGCGTCGTCTTCTTCCTCTTTTGGTCCGAGCTCTTTCCCATCCATGACGACGGCGATATCCTCGGCGTCGAGAACCTCCCGATCAAGCAGGGCCGCCGCCAGACGATGGAGAGCATCTTCATTCTTCCTCAGCAGGTCCATCGCCTGTTCATACGCATTCACAACGAGGCCGCGCACCGCATCGTCGATCGCTTCGGCTGTTTTCTCGCTAAAATCCTTGTGCTGCGAAATCTCGCGGCCCAAGAAGATCAACTCTTCTTTCTTGCCGAATTGAATCGGTCCGAGGGATTCGCTCATACCCCATTCACAAACCATCTTCCGCGCCAAGCCGGTGGCGTTCTGTATATCGTGCGCGGCGCCGGTGGTCAGGCGATCAAAAACGAGGGTCTCGGCGGCACGACCGCCCATCATCGCGGCCATACTTTCCAGAAGATAATCTTTGTTGAGCGTGTGACGGTCTCCTTCGGGAACAAAATGAGTCTGTCCCAACGCCCGCCCGCGTGGAATCACCGTGACCTTATGAATCGGATCGGTATTGGGGAGCAGCCATCCGACCAGGGCATGTCCGATCTCATGATAGGCCGTGATCTTTTTATCCTCTTCGCTGAGGAGAAGGCTCTTTCGCTCGGCCCCCATCATCACTTTATCTTTTGCATCTTCAAAATCGCGCATCGAGATTTCGGTGTGGTCGCGCCGCGCGGCCAGCAGTGCCGCCTCATTGACCATGTTGGCCAGATCGGCCCCGGCCAAACCGGGTGTGGATTGGGCCAGGGTTTTCAGCTTAACGTCATCTCCCAGCGGTTTGTTTTTGGTATGGACTTTGAGGATGCCTTCCCGTCCCCGGACATCGGGACGGTCAACGACGATTTGCCGGTCAAACCGGCCCGGGCGCAAGAGCGCCGGATCCAAAACATCGGGGCGGTTTGTAGCGGAGAGGAGGATCACCCCCTCATTTGAATCGAAACCATCCATCTCCACGAGAAGCTGGTTTAGCGTCTGTTCCCGCTCATCGTGCCCGCCGCCGAGGCCGGCGCCGCGTTGGCGGCCGACGGCGTCCATCTCGTCGATAAAGATGATGCAGGGCGCATTCTTTTTCCCCTGTTCGAAGAGATCACGAACACGGCTGGCGCCGACGCCGACGAACATCTCTACGAATTCGGATCCGGAGATGGTGAGAAAGGGGACACCCGCTTCGCCGGCCACAGCCCGCGCGAGCAGGGTTTTGCCGGTTCCCGGCGGGCCGACGAGAAGAGCACCTTTTGGAATCCGCCCGCCGAGGCGCTGGAACTTCTTGGGGTCCCTAAGAAACTCGATGATTTCCTGCAGCTCCTGTTTCGCCTCATCAGCGCCCGCCACATCCTTGAATGTGGTTTTGGGCGCGCTCTCGGAGAGG contains:
- the folP gene encoding dihydropteroate synthase, giving the protein MIRDGWEETAETGRSRKIPRPRSLRTWRVGTQVHELGRRSWIMGVLNVTPDSFSDGGRFLDPGRAIAHLIGMAEAGADIIDIGAESTRPGSDPVPAEEQWRRIGPIIKEISRESLPCRLSVDTSEPLVAGRALEAGVDIINDISSLRSHPELGRMVAEAGAGLVLMHMRGTPKTMQQEPKYDDLFGEVRYFLNEAIRRAMDAGVDRERIVCDPGIGFGKRVEDNLDLISNIEELDSLERPILIGASRKSFIGKILDLPSDERLEGSLAAHVTAVLSGAHIIRAHDAIATIRAARLADAVLERIRER
- the ftsH gene encoding ATP-dependent zinc metalloprotease FtsH gives rise to the protein MTRSREPRKGRRPRPNPEGPNRPPVSFFSRTFRTFSIWIILFLIVAVVVNNLAGGDRDRQEISLSEFWAQVESGNIESIIAVEKELTGEFHSSITISANGRSRNVQHFKVYLLSEDPELPQKIWDKNPDVEIRAKPAGTPWFNILLSWWLPILILVGLWFFLIRQMQSGGSAALRFGKSKPKVLSESAPKTTFKDVAGADEAKQELQEIIEFLRDPKKFQRLGGRIPKGALLVGPPGTGKTLLARAVAGEAGVPFLTISGSEFVEMFVGVGASRVRDLFEQGKKNAPCIIFIDEMDAVGRQRGAGLGGGHDEREQTLNQLLVEMDGFDSNEGVILLSATNRPDVLDPALLRPGRFDRQIVVDRPDVRGREGILKVHTKNKPLGDDVKLKTLAQSTPGLAGADLANMVNEAALLAARRDHTEISMRDFEDAKDKVMMGAERKSLLLSEEDKKITAYHEIGHALVGWLLPNTDPIHKVTVIPRGRALGQTHFVPEGDRHTLNKDYLLESMAAMMGGRAAETLVFDRLTTGAAHDIQNATGLARKMVCEWGMSESLGPIQFGKKEELIFLGREISQHKDFSEKTAEAIDDAVRGLVVNAYEQAMDLLRKNEDALHRLAAALLDREVLDAEDIAVVMDGKELGPKEEEDDAGENAAAKAEKRTAPASKSTNSEKTPPPAWDEEPGEKPFPPEKSSQDGEPPVPKDS